A region from the Cellvibrio sp. PSBB006 genome encodes:
- a CDS encoding response regulator yields the protein MTAQASVMKSPGRIFSVAVVGASERDIEILERVFGITRYRQRCYKLVVINDVSSTSELTRAVDADIHVLNVTNPKAIVCWQRFAATVSREKRKPVLRLGQKATDESNVSEFVIPWPINPAKLLQTLDNFTIRHLHYYPEFEIGSEVEPSSAVVHNIKAIGTTTQIKQEARQKAIRVLVADDSLAVRRQLTIEFDSMDAHLDSVADGDAAVKATEQEKYDVIFLDVVMPGLDGYSVCKNIRRSALNKTTPVIMLTSRSSKFDKLKGILAGCDTYLTKPINHNEFKEITQKHLVKSMEK from the coding sequence ATGACCGCTCAAGCATCTGTAATGAAGTCACCTGGCAGGATTTTTTCTGTTGCGGTGGTCGGAGCAAGTGAACGAGATATCGAGATACTCGAACGCGTTTTTGGCATTACCCGTTATCGTCAACGTTGCTATAAGCTGGTCGTCATCAATGATGTGTCTTCCACCAGTGAATTGACGCGCGCTGTTGACGCCGATATCCATGTTCTTAATGTCACCAACCCCAAGGCAATTGTGTGCTGGCAACGCTTTGCTGCGACCGTGAGCCGTGAAAAGCGCAAGCCGGTGTTGCGCTTGGGACAAAAAGCGACAGATGAAAGCAATGTGTCTGAATTTGTTATTCCCTGGCCGATTAACCCGGCGAAATTGCTGCAAACCCTGGATAACTTTACGATCCGCCACCTTCATTACTATCCCGAATTCGAGATAGGTTCGGAGGTGGAGCCATCTTCAGCGGTGGTCCATAACATCAAAGCCATAGGTACCACCACGCAGATCAAGCAAGAGGCGCGACAAAAAGCTATTCGTGTATTGGTAGCAGATGACAGCCTTGCCGTGCGTCGACAACTAACAATTGAATTCGACAGTATGGATGCGCACCTGGACTCAGTGGCGGATGGCGACGCGGCAGTAAAAGCCACCGAGCAGGAAAAATACGATGTCATTTTTCTCGATGTGGTCATGCCGGGTCTGGATGGTTACAGCGTCTGCAAAAACATTCGTCGTTCTGCGCTGAACAAAACCACGCCAGTCATTATGCTGACCAGCCGTTCATCAAAATTCGACAAGCTAAAAGGCATCCTGGCCGGATGCGATACCTATTTAACCAAGCCAATCAATCACAATGAATTTAAAGAAATAACCCAAAAACATCTCGTTAAAAGCATGGAGAAGTAA
- a CDS encoding chemotaxis protein CheW — translation MATNNLEQTLIDALSRLQHTDVDKALLTDQERFGAELAREQYFGFAIGTKHFVVKASCFCEVFSGLPVAPIPNAPSVLAGLCNVRGVLVPVYQLHHEWALTLPQKPYVFCIGKGEKAVAVLVDNLPVSIELAEQDCVEDNTLEQDPVLSALVENTFLARGVQHYRIAGEAVGEQLLALANHHRRENHHMGMHRFADNAYSV, via the coding sequence ATGGCTACCAACAATCTTGAGCAGACGCTGATCGATGCGTTGTCCCGCTTGCAGCATACCGATGTCGACAAGGCACTGCTTACGGATCAGGAACGCTTCGGCGCTGAACTTGCACGCGAGCAGTATTTTGGTTTTGCCATTGGCACGAAACATTTTGTGGTTAAAGCCAGCTGCTTTTGCGAAGTATTTTCCGGCTTGCCGGTTGCTCCGATACCCAATGCACCTTCGGTGTTAGCCGGCTTGTGTAACGTGCGCGGCGTTTTGGTTCCGGTGTACCAGCTGCATCACGAATGGGCTCTTACCCTGCCGCAAAAGCCTTATGTATTTTGCATCGGTAAAGGTGAAAAAGCGGTGGCCGTGTTGGTTGACAATTTACCGGTTTCCATCGAATTGGCCGAGCAGGATTGTGTGGAGGACAATACGCTGGAACAAGATCCGGTCCTGTCTGCGCTGGTTGAAAATACTTTTCTTGCGCGCGGTGTTCAGCACTATCGCATAGCGGGCGAAGCGGTTGGTGAACAACTCCTGGCATTGGCAAATCACCACCGTCGGGAAAACCACCATATGGGCATGCATCGTTTTGCCGACAATGCGTATTCCGTGTAG
- the thiD gene encoding bifunctional hydroxymethylpyrimidine kinase/phosphomethylpyrimidine kinase, with product MTSPITEPTTPIALTIAGSDSGGGAGIQADLKTFAALGVFGCSAITSLTAQNTLGVQGVWPVPPDFVRAQIHSVLTDIPVAAIKTGMLATADIIHAVADSLVDYTSIPLIVDPVMVATSGDRLLAEDAIQALITRLLPRANLITPNLYEAAALLNDGLAHTHADRLRQAKQLRALGAKAVLIKGGHGEGAHAEDLLLTDDGTQTFSAPRLTTRNTHGTGCTLASAIAAGMARHLALPEAVAQAKSYLHQALARADELHIGQGAGPVHHFHSFY from the coding sequence ATGACTTCACCGATAACTGAACCAACAACGCCTATTGCCCTGACTATCGCGGGTAGCGACAGCGGCGGCGGTGCGGGTATTCAGGCCGATCTCAAAACCTTTGCCGCCTTGGGCGTGTTCGGATGCAGCGCCATTACCTCATTGACGGCGCAGAATACCCTGGGCGTACAAGGTGTCTGGCCGGTGCCGCCGGATTTTGTTCGCGCGCAAATTCATTCCGTGCTGACGGACATTCCGGTAGCTGCCATCAAAACCGGCATGCTGGCCACGGCGGACATTATCCACGCCGTTGCGGACAGTCTGGTGGATTACACCTCTATCCCGTTGATCGTTGATCCGGTGATGGTGGCGACCAGCGGTGATCGCTTGTTGGCGGAGGATGCCATCCAGGCGCTGATCACCCGCTTATTGCCGCGTGCAAACCTGATTACTCCCAACCTTTATGAAGCTGCCGCACTGTTAAACGATGGGCTGGCGCATACCCATGCCGACCGGCTGCGTCAGGCAAAGCAGTTGCGTGCACTGGGCGCGAAGGCGGTGCTGATTAAAGGCGGTCATGGCGAAGGTGCCCATGCGGAGGATCTTTTATTGACGGATGACGGTACGCAAACCTTTTCGGCGCCGCGCCTCACAACGCGCAATACCCACGGTACCGGCTGCACGCTGGCGTCTGCCATTGCCGCCGGCATGGCTCGGCACTTAGCCTTGCCTGAGGCTGTTGCCCAGGCCAAAAGCTATCTTCACCAGGCGCTGGCCCGCGCTGATGAATTACACATCGGGCAGGGTGCAGGCCCTGTCCATCACTTTCATTCATTTTATTAA
- a CDS encoding NUDIX domain-containing protein, translating into MIEKPQFTRDDVEILRREELYKRFFRVEKVFLRHKLFNGGWGNEIGRELFLRGEAVGVVLYDPAHDLIGLVEQFRVGAMDEPHGPWCYEVVAGMLEEGETPEDVARRELIEEADVTPYTMEYICNYLSSPGGSDEKLHLYCGLCDLSQAGGIYGLPEEGEDIRMHVFAADDVFAELFNGAFNNAAALICLQWLQLNRPRLQAENLSAVD; encoded by the coding sequence ATGATCGAAAAACCCCAATTCACCCGCGATGATGTAGAAATCCTGCGCCGTGAAGAACTCTACAAACGCTTCTTCCGTGTTGAAAAAGTCTTCCTTCGCCACAAGCTATTTAACGGCGGTTGGGGAAACGAAATCGGGCGCGAATTGTTTTTACGTGGTGAAGCGGTCGGCGTTGTGCTCTATGATCCGGCCCACGATCTGATCGGGCTGGTTGAACAATTCCGGGTCGGCGCCATGGATGAGCCCCATGGTCCCTGGTGTTATGAAGTTGTCGCCGGCATGTTGGAAGAAGGCGAAACCCCTGAAGACGTAGCCCGCCGCGAACTCATCGAAGAAGCCGATGTTACGCCATATACCATGGAATATATCTGCAATTATCTATCCAGCCCGGGCGGCAGCGATGAAAAGTTGCATCTCTATTGCGGCTTGTGTGATCTGAGTCAGGCCGGCGGTATTTATGGTTTACCGGAAGAGGGTGAGGATATTCGCATGCACGTCTTTGCCGCCGACGATGTCTTTGCCGAACTCTTTAATGGCGCTTTTAACAATGCTGCAGCATTGATTTGCTTACAATGGCTACAACTTAACCGGCCCCGTTTGCAAGCGGAAAATCTCAGCGCGGTGGATTGA
- a CDS encoding MHYT domain-containing protein, with protein sequence MEMEASYNWFLVILSFLVSVFGSFTGLQITNGMKSSKSGPSTVWIIAAAVSLGGGAIWTMHFIGMLAYQVPMDVGYTPGLTFLSLLIAVVAVGIGIYIAVSGQLSIVRLLGAGLFTGLAVASMHYIGMEAMVMHGSMVYDKTLVGVSLAIAIVAATVALWLAVNLKGTMLMLGSAVVMAIAVCGMHYTGMAAMSMVHDHTAEQVIIENSMSPMTMGLFIFCASMFLLVICLIMSLNQLSSRMEEELGEEPGDAQDAYAKT encoded by the coding sequence ATGGAGATGGAAGCAAGCTATAACTGGTTTTTGGTCATTCTCTCATTTCTTGTTTCGGTCTTCGGTTCATTTACCGGCTTGCAAATTACCAACGGAATGAAGTCTTCGAAATCCGGCCCCTCAACGGTGTGGATTATTGCCGCTGCGGTTTCCCTCGGCGGCGGCGCTATCTGGACCATGCACTTTATCGGCATGCTCGCTTACCAGGTGCCTATGGATGTGGGCTATACACCCGGCCTGACTTTCCTTTCCTTATTAATTGCAGTTGTCGCTGTGGGCATCGGGATTTATATCGCCGTCAGTGGTCAGCTGTCGATCGTGCGCCTGTTAGGTGCCGGCTTGTTTACCGGTCTCGCCGTAGCCTCCATGCATTACATCGGTATGGAAGCGATGGTGATGCACGGCAGCATGGTGTACGACAAAACTCTCGTCGGCGTTTCGTTGGCTATTGCAATCGTTGCTGCCACGGTGGCGCTGTGGCTCGCGGTAAACCTGAAAGGCACCATGCTGATGCTCGGCAGCGCGGTGGTCATGGCTATCGCTGTTTGCGGCATGCACTACACCGGTATGGCGGCCATGTCCATGGTGCATGACCACACCGCAGAACAAGTCATCATCGAAAATTCCATGAGCCCCATGACCATGGGCTTGTTTATCTTCTGTGCCAGTATGTTCTTACTGGTCATCTGTTTGATTATGTCCTTGAACCAACTCAGCAGTCGCATGGAAGAAGAATTGGGAGAAGAACCGGGAGACGCACAAGACGCTTACGCCAAGACGTAA
- a CDS encoding TolC family outer membrane protein, which yields MKKTKLYLLVGLISFGPLTASANSLLDIYELALKNDAQLKADTAAYEAAQELRNLNRAGLLPQINASATYSESDSDITNNATTPVIPDPTDPTDTGGVGNINSTRTGWEISLQQPLFNMASWYTYKQGVRLSEQAEAQFGADQQSLIVRVAEAYFNVLRAVDTLEATIAEENALSHQLEQTQQRFEVGLTAITEVHEAQAAFDSATAATLEARGNLNISFEALEVLTGQSHEQIAPLAPQFPVVEPVPADRHEWVEFSLKNNYSLKAARLGAEAARQVAKSARSDHLPTVTASLGYSDYDDDGERYGVPQDYNTEGTSVGVTLNVPIFSGGRVSAARRQTFAQATQSQEIFNSTQRSIIQSTRALHLSVETGVARVQARKQAIVSSQSALEATQSGYEVGTRNLVEVLQSQRQLYQARRDYATALYDYIINTIQLREAAGMLTPADVQEVDKWLQDNSPVNRSQYQL from the coding sequence ATGAAGAAAACAAAACTTTATCTGTTGGTTGGATTAATTTCCTTCGGCCCTCTCACGGCAAGCGCCAACAGTTTGCTGGACATCTATGAGCTTGCACTCAAGAACGATGCACAACTAAAAGCAGACACAGCTGCATACGAGGCAGCTCAGGAATTGCGCAATTTGAATCGCGCTGGATTATTACCCCAAATTAACGCCAGCGCCACTTACTCAGAAAGCGATAGCGACATTACCAACAACGCCACTACCCCGGTCATTCCGGACCCTACCGATCCGACTGATACTGGCGGGGTAGGAAATATCAACTCAACCCGCACCGGTTGGGAAATTTCCCTGCAACAACCGCTGTTCAACATGGCTTCCTGGTACACCTACAAACAGGGTGTAAGGTTGAGCGAGCAGGCGGAAGCACAATTCGGTGCTGACCAGCAAAGCCTGATCGTTCGTGTGGCCGAAGCTTACTTTAATGTGCTGCGTGCCGTGGATACGCTTGAAGCGACCATTGCTGAAGAAAATGCGTTATCCCACCAGTTGGAGCAAACCCAACAACGGTTTGAAGTAGGCCTGACCGCCATCACCGAAGTTCATGAAGCCCAGGCCGCTTTCGACAGCGCCACCGCTGCTACCCTGGAAGCACGCGGCAACCTGAACATCAGCTTCGAAGCGCTGGAAGTATTAACCGGCCAAAGTCACGAACAGATAGCGCCGCTGGCGCCACAATTTCCGGTTGTTGAGCCAGTGCCCGCAGACCGCCATGAGTGGGTTGAATTTTCTTTGAAGAATAATTATTCACTCAAAGCAGCTCGACTGGGCGCAGAGGCGGCGCGGCAAGTTGCCAAAAGTGCCCGTTCCGACCACCTTCCTACCGTAACCGCCTCTTTGGGTTACAGCGATTATGATGATGATGGCGAAAGATACGGCGTGCCACAGGATTACAACACAGAGGGTACGTCGGTCGGCGTTACCTTGAATGTGCCTATATTCAGCGGTGGCAGAGTGTCGGCGGCACGTCGCCAGACTTTTGCCCAAGCGACCCAGTCACAAGAAATCTTTAACAGCACCCAGCGCAGCATCATCCAATCCACCCGCGCCCTGCATCTGTCGGTGGAGACCGGTGTAGCGCGAGTACAGGCACGCAAGCAAGCCATCGTATCCAGCCAAAGCGCGTTGGAAGCAACCCAATCCGGTTATGAGGTGGGAACGCGTAACCTGGTGGAAGTGTTGCAATCCCAGCGTCAGCTGTACCAGGCACGCCGCGATTATGCGACCGCACTGTATGACTACATCATCAATACCATCCAGTTGCGTGAAGCGGCCGGGATGTTGACGCCGGCCGATGTGCAGGAAGTCGATAAATGGTTGCAGGACAATTCGCCGGTGAACCGCAGCCAATATCAGCTGTAA
- a CDS encoding PleD family two-component system response regulator has translation MKPSKVMIVDDSPVDLQHLKQIIADAGYQVITATDGQDAYDKAKAYRPDVILMDVVMEGVDGFQACRNITSDKDLASIPVVFVTSKNQRADRVWGELQGGKGMITKPYTQAQIIDTIASL, from the coding sequence ATGAAGCCCAGCAAAGTCATGATCGTGGACGATTCGCCAGTAGACTTGCAGCACCTGAAACAAATTATTGCGGACGCCGGTTACCAGGTTATCACTGCAACCGACGGCCAGGACGCATACGACAAAGCAAAAGCCTATCGCCCGGACGTTATCCTGATGGACGTGGTGATGGAAGGTGTAGATGGATTCCAGGCTTGTCGCAACATTACCTCTGATAAAGATCTTGCCAGTATTCCCGTGGTGTTCGTTACCAGCAAAAACCAACGCGCGGATCGCGTGTGGGGTGAGTTGCAAGGTGGCAAAGGCATGATTACCAAACCCTACACACAGGCGCAGATTATCGACACGATTGCATCGCTTTGA
- a CDS encoding hydrogenase maturation protein, producing MNILLFASAYNGMCQRVHRELEAENHRVSIELSASEEVMQEAVAQFQPDLIICPFLKHRVPEAIWREHLCLIVHPGIEGDRGPSSLDWAIDMERNQWGVTLLQADEEMDAGDIWATQNFPLRGAPKASLYRREVIATAVAEIKNILLDAIQKPDFRPRPLDYSNPNVKGKCLPLMRQDWRKIDWLNDNTETIVKKIHAADSFPGVLDDIAGNTVYLFGARAEYRKTNAKPGELIGYRDGAVCRATRDGAVWIRQMKMAQHGEKTFFKLPALQVVTQQFHNPEYFEHLGVLDSQVQQDINTEIKNGVAYLSFDFYNGAMNTEQCIALLAKLRELRAHADVRVIALLGGEDFWSNGIHLNCIESSVDPAHESWRNINAIDDVVQEIINMDNKITVAALRNNAGAGGAMMPLACDSVWAREGVVLNPHYQTMGLYGSEYWTYLLPKRVGQHLAHELTTQCMPILAKAAKAIGMVDQVLPEDWELYHQTLQKACEELTKDELFFSTLEQKQQRRVADECVQPLETYRAAELRQMKAIFDNPDSDYHKLRYNFVHKISCGKTPSRLINHTTKEKVLQIA from the coding sequence TTGAACATTTTATTGTTTGCTTCAGCTTATAACGGGATGTGTCAACGTGTTCATCGAGAATTGGAGGCGGAAAACCACCGCGTTTCCATTGAGCTTTCCGCCAGCGAAGAGGTAATGCAGGAAGCGGTGGCACAATTCCAGCCGGACCTGATTATTTGTCCTTTTCTTAAGCATCGCGTACCGGAGGCGATCTGGCGGGAACATTTGTGTTTAATCGTCCATCCCGGTATTGAAGGTGATCGCGGACCTTCATCGCTCGACTGGGCCATTGACATGGAACGCAACCAATGGGGTGTAACCCTGTTGCAGGCGGACGAAGAAATGGATGCCGGTGATATCTGGGCCACCCAAAATTTCCCCCTGCGCGGAGCACCGAAGGCGAGTCTTTATCGGCGTGAAGTTATCGCCACTGCCGTTGCAGAAATCAAAAATATTTTGCTTGATGCCATTCAAAAACCGGACTTCCGCCCGCGCCCTCTGGATTATTCCAACCCCAACGTCAAGGGAAAATGTTTGCCCTTAATGCGGCAGGATTGGCGCAAGATCGACTGGCTGAATGACAACACCGAAACCATTGTTAAAAAAATTCATGCGGCCGACAGCTTTCCGGGTGTACTGGATGATATTGCGGGTAATACTGTTTATTTATTCGGCGCACGCGCGGAATATCGCAAAACCAACGCCAAACCCGGTGAATTAATCGGTTACCGCGACGGTGCCGTGTGTCGTGCCACGCGCGATGGTGCTGTGTGGATTCGCCAGATGAAGATGGCCCAGCATGGTGAAAAAACGTTTTTCAAACTACCGGCGTTGCAAGTGGTCACCCAACAATTTCACAATCCGGAATATTTTGAGCATCTGGGCGTATTGGATTCACAGGTTCAGCAAGATATCAACACCGAGATTAAAAACGGCGTTGCCTATCTCAGCTTCGATTTTTACAACGGCGCCATGAATACCGAGCAATGCATCGCCTTACTTGCAAAACTGCGCGAGCTACGAGCCCACGCTGATGTTCGTGTGATTGCCTTGCTCGGCGGTGAAGATTTCTGGAGCAACGGTATTCACCTGAATTGCATTGAATCCTCTGTTGACCCGGCACATGAATCCTGGCGCAACATCAATGCCATTGACGATGTCGTCCAGGAAATCATCAATATGGACAATAAAATCACCGTCGCCGCCTTACGCAACAACGCCGGCGCTGGCGGCGCCATGATGCCGCTCGCCTGCGATTCAGTATGGGCACGGGAAGGTGTTGTCCTGAACCCTCATTATCAAACCATGGGACTGTATGGTTCAGAGTATTGGACGTATCTGCTACCCAAACGCGTCGGCCAACACCTTGCTCATGAACTGACAACACAATGCATGCCGATCCTGGCGAAAGCCGCCAAAGCTATTGGCATGGTGGATCAAGTGCTACCGGAAGATTGGGAGTTATATCACCAGACGCTGCAAAAAGCCTGTGAGGAATTGACGAAGGATGAACTGTTTTTTTCAACTCTGGAGCAAAAGCAACAGCGGCGAGTGGCGGATGAATGCGTGCAGCCGTTGGAAACTTATCGCGCTGCTGAGTTACGACAAATGAAAGCGATCTTTGATAACCCGGACAGTGATTATCATAAGTTGCGTTACAACTTTGTTCACAAGATCAGTTGCGGGAAAACGCCATCAAGACTTATTAATCACACGACGAAGGAAAAGGTGTTGCAAATTGCTTGA
- a CDS encoding DUF1249 domain-containing protein, whose product MFTLRLNRQTPEYATYKEPYKVDFPLQMAECEANYLRLQKLVNGLTHDEYRFMVTRGQQEWLQILRVVERSPYTTTFQFRQSPVAPITRWLQMPCLTVRMYHDAKVAEVLAWEGHKRLRPRYEYPNRSMYQSDEKLQINQFLGECLSLCLNKGRSVDSVVPTE is encoded by the coding sequence ATGTTTACACTTCGCCTCAACAGGCAAACACCTGAATACGCCACTTACAAGGAACCTTACAAGGTGGATTTTCCTTTGCAGATGGCGGAGTGCGAAGCCAATTACTTGCGTCTGCAAAAACTCGTCAATGGCCTGACCCATGATGAGTACCGCTTTATGGTAACGCGCGGCCAGCAGGAATGGTTACAGATCCTGCGGGTGGTCGAACGCTCGCCCTACACCACCACCTTCCAGTTCCGCCAATCACCGGTTGCCCCCATCACTCGCTGGTTGCAAATGCCATGTTTAACGGTGCGGATGTACCACGATGCAAAAGTGGCCGAGGTCTTGGCGTGGGAGGGGCATAAACGTTTGCGTCCGCGTTACGAATATCCCAATCGCTCGATGTACCAAAGCGACGAGAAGTTGCAGATCAACCAGTTCCTGGGCGAGTGTCTATCCTTGTGTCTCAATAAAGGGCGCAGTGTGGATAGTGTGGTGCCGACAGAATAA
- the thiC gene encoding phosphomethylpyrimidine synthase ThiC yields the protein MNSNQNLAEKILSESAQVDAASIQPFTGSQKIYVQGSRPDLRVPMREISLADTPTAFGGEKNPPVRVYDTSGPYTDPEVKIDLRHGLPDVRSVWIEERNDTEFQSDTSSTFTKERLNDPKLAHLRFNLTRQPRRAKAGMNVSQMHYAKKGIITPEMEYIAIRENMALAQARELGVLNQQHQGMSFGASIPDEITPEFVRDEVARGRAIIPANINHPELEPMIIGRNFLVKINGNIGNSALGSSIEEEVEKLTWGARWGADTVMDLSTGKNIHETREWIIRNSHVPIGTVPIYQALEKVDGVAENLTWEIFRDTLIEQAEQGVDYFTIHAGVLLRYVPLTAKRVTGIVSRGGSIMAKWCLAHHKENFLYTHFDQICEIMKAYDVSFSLGDGLRPGSIADANDEAQFGELETLGELTKIAWKHDVQVMIEGPGHVPMHMIKENMEKQLEVCDEAPFYTLGPLTTDIAPGYDHITSGIGAAMIGWYGCAMLCYVTPKEHLGLPNKDDVKEGIITYKIAAHAADLAKGHPGAQLRDNALSKARFEFRWEDQFNLGLDPDTARSYHDETLPKESAKVAHFCSMCGPKFCSMKITQEVRDYAAQHGTDISAIEEDQVVKMIDVEAEMKQKAQEFLQQGAEIYQKV from the coding sequence ATGAACAGCAACCAGAATCTCGCCGAAAAAATCCTGAGCGAAAGCGCTCAGGTGGATGCCGCGTCTATCCAGCCGTTTACCGGCTCACAAAAAATCTATGTGCAAGGCTCGCGGCCTGATTTGCGGGTGCCGATGCGGGAGATTTCCCTGGCGGATACGCCGACGGCATTCGGCGGTGAAAAAAATCCGCCGGTGCGTGTTTACGATACCTCGGGCCCATACACCGACCCTGAGGTAAAGATTGATTTACGCCACGGCTTGCCGGATGTACGTTCGGTGTGGATTGAAGAGCGCAATGACACAGAATTTCAGTCAGATACCTCATCCACATTTACCAAAGAGCGCTTGAACGATCCCAAACTGGCACACCTGCGTTTTAACCTGACCCGTCAGCCGCGTCGTGCCAAAGCGGGCATGAATGTGTCGCAGATGCACTACGCCAAAAAAGGCATCATTACGCCGGAGATGGAATACATCGCGATCCGTGAAAATATGGCGCTGGCTCAGGCGCGCGAACTCGGTGTATTGAATCAGCAGCATCAAGGCATGAGTTTTGGTGCAAGCATTCCCGATGAGATTACCCCCGAATTTGTACGCGATGAAGTAGCGCGCGGCCGCGCGATTATTCCAGCCAATATCAACCATCCGGAGTTGGAGCCGATGATTATCGGGCGCAATTTTCTGGTGAAGATCAATGGCAATATTGGTAATTCCGCACTCGGTTCTTCCATCGAAGAAGAAGTGGAGAAGCTGACCTGGGGTGCGCGCTGGGGTGCGGACACGGTAATGGATTTATCCACGGGCAAAAATATTCACGAAACCCGCGAATGGATTATTCGCAATTCCCATGTGCCCATCGGTACTGTACCGATTTACCAGGCGCTGGAAAAAGTGGATGGCGTTGCCGAGAACCTGACCTGGGAAATTTTCCGCGATACCCTGATTGAGCAGGCAGAGCAGGGTGTGGATTATTTTACGATTCACGCCGGTGTGCTGTTGCGTTACGTTCCGCTGACGGCAAAACGTGTCACGGGTATTGTGTCGCGCGGTGGTTCGATCATGGCGAAATGGTGTCTTGCGCATCACAAGGAAAATTTCCTGTACACCCACTTCGACCAGATCTGCGAGATCATGAAAGCCTACGACGTCAGCTTTTCTCTGGGTGATGGCTTGCGTCCTGGTTCCATCGCGGATGCGAATGACGAAGCGCAATTCGGTGAGCTGGAAACCTTGGGTGAATTAACCAAGATCGCCTGGAAACACGACGTGCAGGTGATGATCGAAGGGCCGGGTCACGTGCCTATGCACATGATCAAGGAAAATATGGAAAAGCAATTGGAAGTTTGCGACGAAGCACCTTTCTATACCCTTGGACCACTGACCACCGACATCGCGCCGGGTTACGATCACATTACATCGGGCATTGGTGCCGCGATGATTGGCTGGTACGGCTGCGCGATGCTGTGTTACGTCACACCGAAAGAACACCTGGGTTTGCCCAATAAAGACGATGTGAAAGAAGGCATCATCACCTACAAAATTGCGGCTCATGCGGCAGACCTGGCGAAGGGGCACCCCGGTGCGCAACTGCGCGATAACGCCTTGTCCAAAGCGCGTTTTGAATTCCGCTGGGAAGATCAATTTAACCTCGGCCTCGATCCGGATACCGCGCGCTCTTATCACGACGAAACCTTACCCAAAGAATCGGCCAAGGTTGCGCACTTCTGCTCCATGTGCGGCCCAAAATTTTGCTCCATGAAGATCACCCAGGAAGTGCGCGACTATGCGGCACAACATGGCACAGACATCTCCGCCATCGAAGAAGACCAAGTTGTGAAGATGATCGACGTTGAAGCCGAAATGAAACAAAAAGCCCAGGAATTTTTACAGCAGGGCGCCGAGATCTATCAAAAAGTGTAA